In Populus alba chromosome 1, ASM523922v2, whole genome shotgun sequence, a single window of DNA contains:
- the LOC118047060 gene encoding uncharacterized protein encodes MLQLFFTVAFSAVPLTLYIPPMRSLNHFVETMEGLLRESRVYTTRLYPRARHAWSRFLDIMLCNSRLG; translated from the coding sequence ATGTTGCAGCTTTTCTTTACGGTGGCTTTCTCTGCGGTGCCTTTGACTTTGTACATTCCACCTATGAGGAGCTTGAATCACTTTGTGGAAACCATGGAAGGTCTGTTAAGGGAGTCAAGAGTTTATACCACGAGACTCTATCCTCGTGCAAGGCACGCGTGGTCTAGGTTCTTGGATATCATGCTTTGCAATTCCAGGTTAGGGTAG
- the LOC118047054 gene encoding uncharacterized protein: MEPEKIDWKRIDSVFVEDRLYENVNAPKWFDFFAPEDSIDDEAWFCRPDCNHPKTAEDFFKTTPTSKFSSSGDKARSRTPLSEKNQRDAKSKRRGQSQSSFTSYKYKVRFNQDSENRYPNLSTPTNHHESTKEMIKSSSENNKPMDDVPQAREAPRLKSTLSARNLFVGKDKLGHITEFCSELKKMATRAWEKESLNERESQVGEKKDGVFVSEGSREVLRELNVKEKESKPLLENDGEKSGGNEKGSVKEKQWKKKRDDDAENIPVPLNLANVKNKLEERLLQIRTNPPSPQCFSANRAPTKTTTPSKASRSRLTIRGMLEELKDTDTKEETEGKGRSFFAADGRESRVLDVFWFLKPCTHSS, from the exons aTGGAACCAGAAAAAATAGATTGGAAGAGAATAGACTCTGTCTTTGTAGAAGATAGATTGTATGAGAACGTAAATGCACCCAAATGGTTTGATTTCTTTGCTCCTGAAGATTCCATAGATGATGAAGCCTGGTTTTGCAGACCTG ATTGTAACCATCCAAAGACAGCTGAGGATTTCTTTAAAACCACACCAACTTCTAAG TTTTCGAGCTCGGGTGATAAAGCTAGAAGTAGAACCCCTCTAAGCGAGAAGAATCAAAG AGATGCAAAATCGAAGAGAAGGGGGCAAAGTCAGTCTTCATTTACATCATACAAATACAAAGTTAGATTCAATCAAGATAGCGAAAATCGGTATCCAAATTTATCAACACCAACAAATCACCATGAGTCTACGAAAGAAATGATCAAATCAAGCAGTGAGAATAATAAACCTATGGATGATGTACCACAAGCCAGGGAGGCACCAAGGCTAAAAAGCACGTTATCGGCAAGGAATTTGTTTGTCGGGAAAGATAAATTAGGTCATATTACTGAGTTTTGCAGTGAATTGAAGAAGATGGCGACGAGAGCGTGGGAAAAAGAGAGTTTGAATGAGAGGGAGAGTCAAGTGGGGGAGAAGAAAGATGGGGTATTCGTGAGTGAGGGTTCTAGAGAGGTTTTAAGAGAGTTGAATGTGAAGGAGAAAGAGAGCAAACCATTGCTTGAAAACGATGGAGAGAAATCCGGAGGAAATGAGAAAGGAAGTGTCAAAGAGAAGCAATGGAAGAAGAA AAGAGATGATGATGCAGAAAACATACCGGTCCCTTTGAATTTGGCAAATGTGAAGAACAAATTAGAGGAGCGGTTGTTGCAAATTAGGACTAATCCGCCTTCACCTCAATGCTTTTCTGCCAATCGTGCACCCACCAAAACTACTACCCCTTCAAAGGCTTCCAGGTCCAGGCTTACG ATAAGGGGAATGCTTGAAGAATTGAAGGATACGGACACAAAGGAGGAAACTGAGGGCAAAGGCAGAAGTTTTTTTGCTGCCGATGGAAGAGAATCAAGAGTTTTGGATGTTTTCTGGTTCCTAAAGCCCTGCACGCACTCCAGCTGA